The following are encoded together in the Magnetospirillum gryphiswaldense MSR-1 v2 genome:
- a CDS encoding carbon-nitrogen hydrolase family protein: MIGDTFKAACLQVNAGTDMTQNIDAAARLAVEARAAGAELILMPENVAMMEWGRTNIVMKAQAEAEHQALAAFREIAKELGCFLHTGTLHVLLDGGMVANRSYVIDKNGLILGRYDKIHMFDVDLGGGESYRESATFTPGDRATMVRLPWGRLGLSVCYDLRFPHLYRAYANAGAHFLAVPAAFTRTTGRAHWHVLLRARAIETGCYVFAPAQCGTHANNRETYGHALIVSPWGEILADGLEQPGFVMAEIDVRKVDDARKKIPCLDHDRAFIAPVRD; the protein is encoded by the coding sequence ATGATCGGCGACACCTTCAAGGCCGCCTGTCTGCAGGTCAATGCCGGCACCGACATGACCCAGAACATCGATGCCGCCGCCCGGCTGGCGGTGGAGGCCCGCGCCGCCGGGGCCGAGTTGATCCTGATGCCGGAAAACGTCGCCATGATGGAATGGGGGCGCACCAACATCGTCATGAAGGCGCAGGCCGAGGCCGAGCATCAGGCCCTGGCCGCTTTCCGCGAAATCGCCAAGGAACTGGGCTGCTTCCTGCATACCGGCACCTTGCATGTGCTGCTCGACGGCGGCATGGTCGCCAACCGCTCCTATGTCATCGACAAGAACGGCCTGATCCTGGGCCGCTACGACAAGATCCATATGTTCGATGTCGATCTGGGCGGCGGCGAAAGCTATCGCGAATCGGCCACCTTCACTCCGGGCGACCGCGCCACCATGGTGCGGCTGCCCTGGGGCCGGCTGGGACTATCGGTGTGCTATGATCTGCGCTTCCCGCACCTTTACCGCGCCTATGCCAATGCCGGTGCCCATTTCCTGGCGGTGCCGGCGGCGTTCACCCGCACCACCGGGCGGGCCCATTGGCATGTGCTGCTGCGGGCGCGGGCGATCGAGACCGGCTGCTACGTCTTTGCTCCGGCGCAATGCGGCACCCATGCCAACAACCGCGAAACCTATGGTCACGCCCTGATCGTGTCGCCGTGGGGGGAAATCCTGGCCGATGGCTTGGAACAGCCCGGTTTCGTCATGGCCGAGATCGATGTGCGCAAGGTCGACGACGCCCGCAAGAAAATCCCCTGCCTCGATCACGACCGCGCCTTCATCGCCCCGGTCAGGGATTAA
- a CDS encoding O-methyltransferase yields the protein MDKQTWTAVDAYFAQALMPADPVLDAALAASRDAALPAINVAPNQGKLLHLLARMMAARNILEIGTLAAYSTLWLARALPAGGRLVTLEADPAHAVVARANIARAGLDSVIDLREGKALDILPGLTGPFDFVFIDADKTNNVHYFEWALKLSRPGAVIIVDNVVRDGKVLDAQVEEKVQGVRRLAERLTGDSRVSATALQTVGGKGWDGFILAVVN from the coding sequence ATGGACAAGCAGACCTGGACCGCCGTCGATGCGTATTTCGCCCAGGCGCTGATGCCCGCCGACCCGGTGCTCGACGCCGCCCTGGCCGCCAGCCGTGACGCTGCCCTGCCGGCCATCAATGTCGCTCCCAACCAGGGCAAGCTGTTGCACCTGCTGGCCCGCATGATGGCGGCGCGCAACATTCTGGAAATCGGCACCCTGGCCGCCTATTCCACCCTGTGGCTGGCCCGCGCCCTGCCCGCCGGCGGGCGGCTGGTGACGCTGGAGGCCGATCCGGCCCATGCTGTCGTCGCCCGCGCCAACATCGCCCGCGCCGGTCTGGATTCGGTTATCGATCTGCGCGAGGGCAAGGCGCTGGATATCCTGCCCGGCCTGACCGGTCCGTTCGACTTCGTCTTCATCGATGCCGACAAGACCAACAATGTCCATTACTTCGAATGGGCGCTGAAGCTCTCCCGCCCCGGCGCGGTGATCATCGTCGACAACGTGGTGCGCGACGGCAAGGTACTGGACGCGCAGGTCGAGGAAAAAGTCCAAGGTGTGCGCCGTCTGGCCGAAAGGCTGACCGGCGATAGCCGGGTCAGCGCCACCGCCTTGCAAACCGTCGGCGGCAAGGGCTGGGACGGCTTCATCCTGGCGGTGGTGAATTAG
- a CDS encoding pyrimidine 5'-nucleotidase, whose protein sequence is MNQDHHPRPPVDQLETWVFDLDNTLYPASSSLFPQIDVRMRQFIADRLGLGLDEAFALQKRYYREFGTTLRGLMTVHGMEPADFLAYVHDIDHSVLEAAPRLDAALAALPGRKLIFTNGSERHAEKVLAQLGLERHFAGIFDIAAARFIPKPQSECYDLMVRRFDFDPRNAAMVEDLQRNLAPAAALGMTTVWVRQDDHPDARVVMDDHDHMGHVHHITDDLSHWLEQVVATPKAPPSVR, encoded by the coding sequence ATGAACCAAGACCATCATCCCCGCCCGCCCGTGGACCAGTTGGAAACCTGGGTTTTCGATCTGGACAACACGCTTTATCCGGCCAGCAGCAGCCTGTTTCCGCAGATCGACGTGCGCATGCGCCAGTTCATCGCCGACCGCCTGGGGTTGGGGTTGGACGAGGCCTTCGCCCTGCAAAAGCGCTATTACCGCGAATTCGGTACCACCTTGCGCGGGCTGATGACCGTGCACGGCATGGAACCCGCCGATTTCCTGGCTTATGTCCACGACATCGACCATTCGGTGCTGGAGGCGGCGCCGCGCCTGGATGCCGCCTTGGCGGCCTTGCCGGGGCGCAAGCTGATCTTCACCAACGGCTCGGAACGCCACGCCGAAAAGGTGTTGGCGCAATTGGGGCTGGAGCGCCATTTCGCCGGCATCTTCGACATCGCCGCCGCCCGCTTCATCCCCAAGCCGCAGTCGGAATGCTATGACCTGATGGTGCGGCGCTTCGATTTCGACCCGCGGAACGCAGCCATGGTCGAGGATCTGCAGCGCAACTTGGCGCCGGCGGCGGCCTTGGGCATGACCACCGTGTGGGTGCGCCAGGACGACCACCCCGATGCCCGGGTGGTGATGGACGACCATGACCATATGGGCCATGTCCACCACATCACCGACGACCTGTCCCACTGGCTCGAGCAGGTGGTTGCCACCCCAAAGGCGCCTCCTTCGGTGCGTTGA
- the sfsA gene encoding DNA/RNA nuclease SfsA, protein MKFHAPLIRGTLIKRYKRFMADVSLDDGQVITAHLANSGAMLGTADPGMEVWLSPAANPDRKLKYSWELVRVDGHLVGVNTAHPNAIAAEAIKDGAIPQLTGYTTLRREVKYGINSRIDLLLEADGRPPCYVEVKNVHLKRGDWAEFPDAVTVRGTKHLTELRAMVAQGARAVMLYLVQRQDCTGFRPAAHIDPVYAAGLAQARKDGVEALCHTCHMSLDGIHIGPMLPIAE, encoded by the coding sequence ATGAAGTTTCACGCCCCCCTGATCCGCGGCACCCTGATCAAGCGCTATAAGCGCTTCATGGCCGATGTCAGCTTGGATGACGGTCAGGTGATCACCGCCCATCTGGCCAATTCGGGGGCCATGCTGGGTACCGCCGATCCCGGCATGGAGGTGTGGCTGTCGCCCGCCGCCAACCCGGATCGCAAGCTGAAATATTCGTGGGAACTGGTGCGCGTCGACGGCCATCTGGTCGGCGTCAACACCGCCCACCCCAACGCCATCGCCGCGGAAGCCATCAAGGATGGCGCCATCCCCCAATTGACCGGCTACACCACACTCCGGCGCGAGGTGAAGTACGGAATCAATTCCCGTATCGACCTGCTGCTGGAAGCGGACGGGCGCCCGCCCTGCTATGTCGAGGTCAAGAACGTGCATTTGAAGCGCGGCGACTGGGCGGAATTCCCCGACGCGGTGACCGTGCGCGGAACCAAACACCTGACCGAATTGCGGGCCATGGTCGCCCAAGGCGCCCGCGCGGTGATGCTGTATCTGGTGCAGCGCCAGGACTGCACCGGCTTTCGCCCCGCCGCCCATATCGACCCGGTCTATGCCGCCGGTCTGGCCCAAGCCCGCAAGGATGGGGTGGAAGCCCTGTGTCATACATGCCATATGAGCCTGGACGGCATCCATATCGGCCCGATGCTGCCCATTGCCGAATGA
- a CDS encoding ComF family protein, whose translation MTAIRHWGRKLLDAVLPPLCLCCGAIVAEPGALCAQCWSGLRFVAAPLCPVCGQPFDTDPGGADMMCGRCLAEPPPWARARAVFCYDDASKPLILRFKHADRLEGAPAFGRWLARAGAELLIDCHLIVPVPLNRWKLLARRYNQAALLAQALGRESKVAVAADGLLRLRRTPPQGHFSRAERQRNVRGAFAPHPRLDVCGKNVLLVDDVLTTGATLGECSRVLLRQGAARVDVLTLGRVLLSPA comes from the coding sequence ATGACAGCCATACGCCATTGGGGGCGCAAGCTGCTGGATGCGGTCCTGCCGCCGCTTTGCTTGTGCTGCGGCGCCATCGTCGCCGAGCCCGGTGCCCTGTGCGCCCAATGCTGGAGCGGCTTGCGCTTTGTCGCCGCCCCGCTTTGCCCGGTCTGCGGCCAGCCCTTCGACACCGATCCCGGCGGGGCCGACATGATGTGCGGTCGCTGTCTGGCCGAGCCGCCGCCGTGGGCGCGGGCGCGGGCGGTGTTTTGCTATGACGACGCCTCCAAACCGCTGATCCTGCGTTTCAAGCATGCCGACCGGCTTGAGGGCGCCCCCGCCTTCGGTCGCTGGCTGGCCCGCGCCGGGGCGGAATTGCTGATCGATTGCCACCTGATCGTGCCGGTGCCGCTCAACCGCTGGAAATTGCTGGCCCGCCGCTATAACCAGGCGGCCTTGCTGGCCCAGGCCCTGGGGCGGGAAAGCAAGGTGGCGGTGGCCGCCGACGGTCTGCTGCGCCTGCGCCGGACGCCGCCGCAGGGGCATTTCAGCCGGGCGGAACGTCAGCGCAACGTGCGCGGCGCCTTCGCCCCCCATCCACGTCTGGATGTCTGCGGCAAGAATGTGCTGCTGGTGGACGATGTGCTGACCACCGGGGCGACCTTGGGCGAATGCAGTCGCGTGTTGTTGCGCCAAGGCGCTGCCCGCGTCGATGTGCTGACTTTGGGTCGTGTGCTGTTGTCGCCGGCCTGA
- the grxC gene encoding glutaredoxin 3, which produces MAQVEIYTTQTCPYCIRAKRLLTTKGVAFQEYDVSSDPDLRAAMTARAHGGRTVPQIFINGEHVGGCDDLHSLDGAGELDVLLAKEPA; this is translated from the coding sequence ATGGCCCAGGTTGAAATCTATACCACCCAGACCTGCCCCTATTGCATCCGCGCCAAGCGGCTGCTGACCACCAAGGGGGTGGCATTCCAGGAATACGACGTCTCCAGCGACCCGGATTTGCGCGCCGCCATGACCGCGCGCGCCCATGGCGGTCGCACCGTGCCGCAAATCTTCATCAACGGCGAACATGTGGGCGGCTGCGACGACCTGCATTCGCTCGATGGCGCCGGCGAGCTGGATGTCCTGCTGGCGAAAGAACCCGCGTGA
- the map gene encoding type I methionyl aminopeptidase — protein sequence MSDRDTNRVTLHGPADFQAMHKAGRLAAETLDYITPYVQPGVTTSELDQLCARFIIENGGISAPYNYRGFPKSICTSVNHVVCHGIPGDKVLLDGDIVNIDVTPIFDGWHGDSSRMYYVGKVGIKARKLVEVTYEALMRGIEVVKPGATLGDIGWAIQSFAEKHRFSIVRDFCGHGLGRIFHEPPNVMHFGKPGQGMVLEEGMFFTIEPMINAGRYETKILADGWTAVTKDKSLSAQFEHSIGVTATGCEIFTASPKGWHCPPYE from the coding sequence TTGAGCGACCGCGATACCAACCGGGTGACCCTGCACGGACCCGCCGATTTCCAGGCCATGCACAAGGCCGGGCGGCTGGCCGCCGAGACCTTGGACTACATCACCCCCTATGTTCAGCCCGGCGTCACCACCTCGGAGCTGGACCAGCTGTGCGCCCGTTTCATCATTGAAAACGGCGGCATCTCGGCGCCTTACAATTATCGCGGCTTTCCCAAATCCATCTGCACCTCGGTCAACCACGTGGTCTGCCACGGCATCCCCGGCGACAAGGTTCTGTTGGACGGCGACATCGTCAATATCGATGTCACCCCCATCTTCGACGGCTGGCACGGCGATTCCAGCCGCATGTATTATGTCGGCAAGGTGGGGATCAAGGCGCGCAAGCTGGTGGAAGTGACCTATGAGGCGCTGATGCGCGGCATCGAGGTGGTCAAGCCCGGCGCCACCTTGGGCGATATCGGCTGGGCCATCCAAAGCTTCGCCGAAAAGCACCGTTTTTCCATCGTCCGCGATTTCTGCGGTCACGGCCTGGGCCGCATCTTCCACGAGCCGCCCAACGTCATGCATTTCGGCAAGCCCGGTCAGGGCATGGTGCTGGAGGAAGGCATGTTCTTCACCATCGAGCCGATGATCAACGCCGGACGCTATGAAACCAAGATTCTGGCCGATGGCTGGACGGCGGTGACCAAGGATAAATCGCTGTCGGCCCAGTTCGAGCATTCCATCGGCGTCACCGCCACCGGCTGCGAGATCTTCACCGCCTCCCCGAAGGGGTGGCACTGCCCTCCCTATGAGTAG
- the dapD gene encoding 2,3,4,5-tetrahydropyridine-2,6-dicarboxylate N-succinyltransferase, which yields MSFADLQKAIEDAWEVRDTINAKTDSKIRDAVEMALGMLDTGHMRVAEKLDGEWVVNQWLKKAVLLSFRLNDSRPVSGAPNGSHWFDKVPTKFEGWDEGMFQAHGFRAVPGAVVRRPAYIAPGVVLMPSFVNVGAYVDSGTMVDTWATVGSCAQIGRNVHISGGAGIGGVLEPLQAGPVILEDNVFIGARAEVAEGVIVEEGAVLSMGVYIGKSTKIVDRATGEVFYGRVPAYSVVVSGTMPGKPLPNGEPGPNLYCAVIVKRVDEQTRSKVSINELLRD from the coding sequence ATGAGCTTCGCCGACCTGCAAAAAGCCATCGAGGACGCCTGGGAAGTCCGCGACACCATCAATGCCAAGACCGATTCCAAGATCCGCGATGCGGTGGAGATGGCCTTGGGCATGCTCGATACCGGCCATATGCGCGTCGCCGAGAAGCTGGATGGCGAGTGGGTGGTCAATCAGTGGCTGAAGAAGGCGGTGCTGCTGTCCTTCCGTCTCAACGATTCGCGCCCGGTTTCCGGTGCGCCTAACGGCTCGCATTGGTTCGACAAGGTGCCGACCAAGTTCGAGGGTTGGGATGAAGGCATGTTCCAGGCCCATGGCTTCCGCGCCGTTCCCGGCGCCGTGGTCCGTCGTCCGGCCTATATCGCCCCCGGCGTGGTGCTGATGCCCAGCTTCGTCAATGTGGGCGCCTATGTGGACAGCGGCACCATGGTCGATACCTGGGCCACCGTCGGCTCGTGCGCCCAGATCGGCCGCAACGTCCATATCTCTGGCGGCGCCGGTATCGGCGGCGTGCTGGAACCGTTGCAGGCCGGCCCGGTGATCCTGGAAGACAACGTCTTCATCGGTGCGCGGGCCGAAGTGGCCGAAGGCGTCATCGTCGAGGAAGGCGCGGTGCTGTCCATGGGCGTCTATATCGGCAAGTCGACCAAGATCGTCGACCGTGCCACCGGCGAGGTGTTCTATGGCCGCGTCCCGGCCTATTCGGTGGTGGTGTCGGGGACCATGCCGGGCAAGCCCCTGCCCAACGGCGAACCCGGTCCCAATCTCTATTGCGCCGTCATCGTCAAGCGCGTGGACGAACAGACCCGCTCCAAGGTCTCCATCAACGAATTGCTGCGCGACTGA
- the dapE gene encoding succinyl-diaminopimelate desuccinylase codes for MNLSDPVGLTAELIKCASVTPEDAGARDLLAGWLRELGFDCHAVDSATGGPLIRNLYARRGSDGINFCFAGHTDVVPVGASGWSVEPFAGTILNNRLYGRGATDMKGAIACFVAAVSRFVAKGQPAGSISLLITGDEEGPAVDGTVKVLDWLKVRGERLDMCLVGEPTNPGRLGEMMKIGRRGSLNCRITVFGTQGHSAYPHLADNPIPRLLAMLNALTAEPLDHGSPHFQASTLALTTVDVGNAATNVIPAQARAGFNIRFNDLHSGKSLEQWIRHTLDSVGGDYECKIEVSGESFLTEPGVLSEAVAECARAVTGLTPELSTTGGTSDARFIKNHCPVLEFGLVSQTMHKVDEYVAVDDLEALTQIYLGVLERLVGSQ; via the coding sequence ATGAACCTGTCCGACCCCGTCGGCCTGACCGCCGAACTGATCAAATGCGCCAGCGTCACCCCTGAGGATGCCGGCGCCCGCGACCTGTTGGCCGGTTGGCTGCGGGAACTGGGTTTTGATTGCCATGCGGTGGATTCCGCCACCGGTGGGCCGCTGATCCGCAATCTTTACGCCCGCCGGGGTTCGGACGGCATCAATTTCTGTTTTGCCGGACACACCGACGTGGTGCCGGTGGGGGCGTCGGGCTGGAGCGTCGAGCCCTTCGCCGGCACCATCTTGAACAATCGCCTGTACGGGCGCGGCGCCACCGACATGAAGGGTGCCATCGCCTGTTTCGTCGCCGCCGTTTCGCGCTTCGTCGCCAAGGGCCAGCCGGCCGGCTCCATCAGCCTGCTGATCACCGGCGACGAGGAAGGCCCGGCGGTGGACGGCACCGTCAAGGTGCTGGACTGGCTGAAGGTGCGCGGCGAACGCCTGGATATGTGTCTGGTGGGCGAGCCCACCAATCCGGGCCGGCTGGGCGAGATGATGAAGATCGGGCGCCGGGGCTCGCTCAATTGCCGTATCACCGTGTTCGGCACCCAGGGCCATTCCGCCTATCCGCATCTGGCCGACAATCCCATCCCCCGGCTGCTGGCCATGCTGAACGCCCTGACCGCCGAGCCGTTGGACCACGGCTCGCCGCATTTTCAGGCCTCGACCCTGGCCTTGACCACGGTGGATGTGGGCAATGCCGCCACCAACGTCATTCCGGCCCAGGCGCGGGCCGGCTTCAACATCCGCTTCAACGATCTGCACAGCGGAAAATCGCTGGAACAGTGGATCAGGCACACCTTGGACAGCGTCGGCGGCGATTATGAGTGCAAGATCGAGGTCTCGGGCGAAAGCTTTCTGACCGAGCCGGGGGTCTTGTCCGAGGCGGTGGCCGAATGCGCCCGGGCGGTGACCGGCCTGACGCCGGAATTGTCGACCACGGGGGGCACCTCGGATGCCCGCTTCATCAAGAATCATTGCCCGGTGCTGGAATTCGGGCTGGTCAGCCAGACCATGCACAAGGTGGATGAATACGTGGCCGTCGATGACCTGGAGGCGTTGACGCAAATCTATCTGGGCGTGCTGGAACGCTTGGTGGGATCACAGTGA
- a CDS encoding ABCB family ABC transporter ATP-binding protein/permease, with product MRRRDPSNYFRNPQSGRRNDLSTIRALLPYLWPPGETGLRARVVAALGFLALAKVITVLVPLIYKQTVDALTITPQQAMIAVPVLLLLAYGGARILSGVFSEARDIAFARVGQGAIRAVGLRVFRHLHGLALRFHLDRQTGGVSRSIERGTKGIEFLLNFMLFNILPTLLEIGMVTVVLWSLYDSRFALVTFGTIAIYIAYTLGVTEWRTKFRRAMNETDQQASTKAVDSLLNFETVKYFGNEAHEAARYDQSLARYEQAAVKSKVSLAMLNMGQGAIIAVGLTAVMLMAADGVVKGSLTLGDFVLVNAYLVQLYLPLNFLGFVYREIKQSLTDMEAMFRLLGENAEIKDNDDAQELRVTGGEVRFDDVHFAYDPARPILNGIGFTVPAGKSVAIVGPSGAGKSTISRLLFRFYDVTGGGIAIDGQDIRTVTQSSLRAAIGIVPQDTVLFNDTIRYNIAYGRPGASQDEIEQAARLARIHDFVISLPEGYDTRVGERGLKLSGGEKQRVAIARTILKAPAILLFDEATSALDTHTEKEIQASLRDVSKDRTTIVIAHRLSTVVDADEIIVLDKGHIAERGRHAELIAMDGRYADMWRKQQEAALLQQRLETELVGA from the coding sequence ATGCGACGCCGAGACCCCTCCAATTACTTCCGCAATCCCCAATCGGGCCGGCGGAACGACCTGTCCACCATCCGCGCCCTGCTGCCCTATCTGTGGCCGCCGGGGGAAACCGGCCTGCGCGCCCGCGTGGTCGCCGCCTTGGGCTTTCTCGCCCTGGCCAAGGTCATCACCGTGTTGGTGCCGTTGATCTACAAGCAGACGGTGGACGCCCTGACCATCACCCCCCAGCAGGCCATGATCGCCGTGCCGGTCCTGCTGCTGCTGGCCTATGGCGGCGCCCGCATCCTGTCGGGGGTATTTTCCGAAGCCCGCGACATCGCCTTCGCCCGCGTCGGCCAGGGCGCCATCCGCGCCGTCGGCCTGCGCGTGTTCCGCCATCTGCACGGATTGGCGCTGCGTTTCCACCTGGACCGCCAGACCGGCGGGGTATCGCGGTCCATCGAACGCGGCACCAAGGGCATCGAGTTCCTGCTCAACTTCATGCTGTTCAACATCCTGCCGACATTGCTGGAAATCGGCATGGTCACCGTGGTGTTGTGGAGCCTGTACGATTCCCGCTTCGCCCTGGTCACCTTCGGCACCATCGCCATCTACATCGCCTATACGCTGGGGGTGACGGAATGGCGGACCAAATTCCGCCGTGCCATGAACGAAACCGACCAGCAGGCCAGCACCAAGGCCGTCGATTCGCTGTTGAACTTCGAGACGGTCAAATATTTCGGCAACGAAGCGCACGAGGCAGCACGCTACGACCAGTCGCTGGCCCGCTATGAACAGGCGGCAGTGAAAAGCAAGGTCAGCCTGGCCATGCTGAACATGGGCCAGGGCGCCATCATCGCCGTCGGCCTGACCGCGGTGATGCTGATGGCCGCCGATGGCGTGGTGAAAGGCAGTCTGACCTTGGGCGATTTCGTCCTGGTCAACGCCTATCTGGTGCAGCTTTACCTGCCCTTGAACTTCCTGGGCTTCGTCTACCGCGAGATCAAGCAATCGCTGACCGACATGGAAGCCATGTTCCGCCTGCTGGGCGAAAACGCCGAGATCAAGGACAATGACGACGCCCAAGAGCTGCGGGTGACGGGCGGCGAAGTGCGTTTCGACGACGTCCATTTCGCCTACGACCCCGCGCGTCCGATCCTGAACGGCATCGGCTTCACCGTGCCGGCGGGCAAAAGTGTGGCCATCGTCGGGCCGTCGGGCGCCGGCAAAAGCACCATCTCGCGCCTGCTGTTCCGCTTCTACGATGTCACCGGTGGGGGCATCGCCATCGACGGCCAGGACATCCGCACAGTGACGCAATCATCTTTGCGCGCCGCCATCGGCATCGTCCCCCAAGATACCGTGCTGTTCAACGACACCATCCGCTACAACATCGCCTATGGTCGCCCCGGCGCCAGCCAGGACGAAATCGAGCAGGCGGCCAGGCTGGCCCGTATCCACGATTTCGTCATCTCGCTGCCCGAGGGCTATGACACCCGCGTCGGCGAACGCGGTTTGAAACTGTCGGGCGGCGAAAAGCAACGCGTCGCCATCGCCCGCACCATCTTGAAGGCGCCGGCCATCTTGCTGTTCGACGAGGCCACCAGCGCGCTTGATACCCACACGGAAAAAGAAATCCAGGCCAGTTTGCGCGACGTGTCCAAGGACCGCACCACCATCGTCATCGCCCACCGCCTGTCCACGGTAGTCGATGCCGACGAGATCATCGTCCTCGATAAAGGCCACATCGCCGAACGCGGTCGCCACGCCGAGCTGATCGCGATGGATGGCCGCTATGCCGATATGTGGCGCAAGCAGCAGGAAGCCGCCTTGCTGCAACAGCGGCTGGAGACCGAACTGGTGGGGGCTTAA
- a CDS encoding methyltransferase domain-containing protein: MTDPVSIFDRATLRKHRDRAARGFAAHDFLVREVAERLADRLSDVTRVFPLALDLGCHTGEMADTLGGRGGIKTLVQCDLSPAMAAKAAANGHATLAADEEWLPFADNSFDLVLSCLSLHWVNDLPGALVQIRRVLKPDGLFLAAMLGGETLADLRHCLHEAELAEEGGISPRVSPMADIRDMGHLLQRAGFALPVADADQVSVSYGDPMRLLADLRGMGETNAVVERRKSLSRRTTLLHALNLYQQKFADADGRFPVDFHILTLTGWKPHPSQPQPLPPGSGHVPLADVLSGGCGVLAPVKD; encoded by the coding sequence ATGACCGACCCCGTCAGCATCTTCGACCGCGCCACCTTGCGCAAGCACCGCGACCGCGCCGCCCGCGGTTTCGCCGCCCACGACTTTTTGGTGCGTGAGGTGGCCGAACGGCTGGCCGACCGCCTCAGCGACGTTACCCGCGTCTTTCCGCTGGCCCTGGACCTGGGCTGCCATACCGGTGAGATGGCCGATACCTTGGGCGGGCGCGGCGGCATCAAGACCCTGGTGCAATGCGACCTGTCGCCGGCCATGGCGGCCAAGGCGGCGGCCAACGGCCACGCCACCCTCGCCGCCGACGAGGAATGGTTGCCCTTCGCCGACAATTCCTTCGATCTGGTGCTGTCGTGCCTGTCGCTGCATTGGGTCAACGATTTGCCCGGCGCCCTGGTGCAGATCAGGCGGGTGCTCAAGCCCGACGGGCTGTTCCTGGCCGCCATGCTGGGCGGCGAAACCTTGGCCGATCTGCGCCACTGCCTGCATGAAGCCGAACTGGCCGAAGAAGGCGGCATCAGTCCACGGGTATCGCCCATGGCCGACATCCGCGACATGGGGCACCTGCTGCAACGGGCCGGCTTCGCCCTGCCGGTGGCCGATGCCGATCAGGTATCGGTGTCTTACGGCGATCCCATGCGACTGTTGGCCGATCTGCGCGGCATGGGCGAAACCAACGCGGTGGTCGAACGGCGCAAGAGCCTGAGCCGGCGCACCACCTTGCTGCACGCGCTGAACCTGTATCAGCAGAAATTCGCCGATGCCGACGGTCGCTTTCCGGTGGATTTCCACATCCTTACCCTGACCGGCTGGAAACCCCATCCCAGCCAGCCTCAACCGCTGCCCCCCGGTTCCGGCCATGTGCCGTTGGCCGATGTGTTGAGCGGCGGCTGCGGTGTCCTTGCGCCGGTCAAGGACTGA
- a CDS encoding class I SAM-dependent methyltransferase, producing MGNNPAIAKPSSWVARFAPLIAPGGAVLDLASGGGRHARLLLDRGHAVTALDRDITQAHLAHGAELISADLEDGSPWPLAGRVFAGIVVTNYLWRPLFAPLLAALEPGGVLIYETFAQGNEAFGRPRNPDHLLQAGELLHACAELTVIAYEHGIDGASVIQRICATNAPNPRPLNP from the coding sequence ATGGGCAACAATCCGGCCATTGCCAAGCCTTCATCCTGGGTTGCCCGTTTCGCCCCGCTGATCGCGCCCGGCGGCGCGGTGCTGGACCTGGCCTCGGGCGGCGGGCGCCATGCCCGGCTGTTGCTGGATCGGGGCCATGCGGTCACCGCCCTCGACCGCGACATCACCCAGGCCCATCTCGCCCACGGGGCCGAGTTGATCAGCGCCGATCTGGAAGACGGCAGCCCCTGGCCGTTGGCGGGCCGGGTGTTCGCCGGCATCGTCGTCACCAATTACCTGTGGCGGCCCCTGTTCGCGCCGCTGCTCGCCGCCCTCGAACCCGGCGGCGTACTGATCTATGAAACCTTCGCCCAGGGCAACGAGGCCTTTGGCCGTCCGCGCAATCCCGACCACCTGCTGCAAGCGGGCGAGTTATTGCATGCCTGCGCCGAACTGACCGTCATCGCCTATGAACACGGCATCGACGGGGCGTCGGTGATCCAGCGTATCTGCGCCACCAACGCCCCCAATCCGCGCCCGCTTAATCCCTGA
- a CDS encoding DUF1178 family protein yields MILFQLRCCKDHHFDGWFRDNAAFDAQRAAGHITCPICGDAEVEKAIMAPRLNRATGQALDVPDMARAMRQALGELRKSVEENCDYVGERFPEEARKIHYGETETRAIYGEASSEQADELAEEGITFQRIPWVPGEN; encoded by the coding sequence ATGATCCTGTTTCAGTTGCGCTGCTGCAAGGACCATCATTTCGACGGCTGGTTCCGCGATAACGCTGCCTTTGACGCCCAGCGCGCCGCCGGCCACATCACCTGCCCGATCTGCGGTGACGCAGAGGTGGAAAAAGCGATCATGGCGCCGCGCTTGAACCGGGCCACCGGGCAGGCGCTGGACGTCCCCGACATGGCGCGGGCCATGCGCCAAGCCTTGGGCGAATTGCGCAAATCGGTGGAAGAGAATTGCGATTACGTCGGCGAACGTTTCCCCGAGGAAGCGCGCAAGATCCATTACGGCGAAACCGAAACCCGCGCCATTTATGGCGAGGCGAGCAGCGAACAGGCCGACGAACTGGCCGAGGAAGGCATCACCTTCCAGCGCATCCCCTGGGTGCCGGGGGAAAATTAG